One Papaver somniferum cultivar HN1 chromosome 10, ASM357369v1, whole genome shotgun sequence genomic window carries:
- the LOC113318654 gene encoding uncharacterized protein LOC113318654 produces MGYELARKRKSPGGCGNGKKDKKMKSVEWLNNGMHPELQAEFDSTTRDCDRNGEQEDTEDSGEENRSGKYKTSGNQIFFDVQVGVSPPNSPKQPPVDELKGLPNLVSPKQIEPGTHSKLNGCFPWKKGKRLILQYAKSKRVHNH; encoded by the exons ATGGGTTACGAACTGGCTCGTAAGAGGAAAAGTCCCGGTGGTTGTGGGAATGGAAAGAAAGATAAGAAGATGAAATCTGTGGAATGGTTGAATAATGGTATGCATCCTGAACTTCAAGCAGAATTCGATTCAACTACTCGCGAT TGTGATCGCAATGGTGAACAAGAGGATACTGAAGATTCTGGAGAAGAAAACCGCTCTGGCAAGTATAAGACCAGCGGCAATCAGATTTTCTTTGATGTTCAGGTAGGAGTATCTCCTCCCAACAGTCCAAAGCAACCACCAGTAGATGAATTAAAAGGACTTCCAAACCTCGTCAGCCCTAAGCAAATTGAACCAGGCACTCACTCTAAG CTAAATGGTTGCTTCCCGTGGAAAAAAGGGAAGCGTCTAATTCTACAATACGCCAAATCTAAACGAGTACACAATCACTGA
- the LOC113318653 gene encoding RNA polymerase sigma factor sigC-like isoform X2, producing MNFRLDLKWVSPIQSSIFTNSSTNRQQYPPSVRGKEVSCESARVCLISVSPDESESTLTRDSFRVSACSSAAVQIVENSSIEREEMKLKTRKAPGIIMNLKTTTATTPAAATLNMSVPLPVIPEDSPVNGAANDEVGDVITVRSGRKEERISKRKRALENAAKLSYLSPTMKRISKANFSSNKRSKGVIVAKNESEMSRGVKEVVNLERIRTMLEEETGRVASFKSWAEAARIDERLLKERLHFGWYCRDKLLKSTRSLVLFLARNYRGVGISLEDLLQAGYMGVLLGAERYDHTRGYRFSTYVQYWIRKSMSAYVAQNSRGIQLPPTLARAIYQIQKARKTLHSLYGRYPDDNEIATFTGLSLAKIRLASKCPRIVGSIDQKLGDDINIKFMEFTPDRSVETPDEVVMKQHMQKDVYKLLEDLDQREKQVLILRQGLWDGQCKSLEEIGKLFNVTKEWIRKIEKSAYNKVRKEENLSNLSHYLDL from the exons ATGAATTTCAGATTAGACTTGAAATGGGTTTCTCCAATTCAGTCTTCTATATTCACCAATTCATCAACAAACAGACAACAATACCCACCTTCTG TAAGAGGCAAGGAGGTTTCTTGTGAATCGGCAAGGGTGTGTCTAATATCTGTTAGTCCTGATGAAAGTGAAAGTACTCTCACTAGAGATTCTTTTAGGGTCTCCGcgtgttcttcagcagctgtACAAATTGTAGAAAATAGTTCAATAGAAAGGGAAGAAATGAAG TTGAAAACTAGGAAAGCTCCCGGGATAATCAT GAACCTTAAAACAACCACAGCAACAACGCCGGCAGCAGCAACTTTAAATATGTCCGTACCACTTCCCGTAATTCCTGAAGATTCTCCAGTGAATGGTGCCGCGAATGATGAAGTAGGTGATGTAATAACTGTTCGCTCTGGAAGAAAGGAGGAGagaatatcaaagaggaaaagaGCATTAGAAAATGCTGCCAAGCTTTCTTATTTATCACCAACTATGAAAAGAATTAGTAAGGCTAATTTTTCGTCTAACAAAAGAAGTAAAGGAGTTATTGTTGCTAAAAACGAATCAGAAATGTCAAGGGGTGTGAAG GAGGTTGTGAACTTGGAAAGAATTAGAACGATGCTCGAAGAAGAAACTGGGAGGGTGGCAAGCTTTAAAAGTTGGGCAGAAGCAGCCAGGATTGATGAAAGATTGTTGAAGGAGCGTTTGCATTTTGGTTGGTATTGCAGAGATAAACTTCTGAAGAGCACGCGTTCGTTAGTTTTGTTTCTTGCAAGAAACTACCGTGGAGTTGGAATATCATTAGAAGATCTACTTCAG GCAGGGTATATGGGTGTCCTTCTAGGCGCGGAGAGGTACGATCATACCAGGGGATACAGATTTTCTACCTACGTTCAGTACTGGATCAGAAAATCAATGTCAGCCTACGTTGCACAAAATTCTCGGGGGATTCAACTACCT CCGACTCTAGCTAGAGCTATATATCAGATACAGAAAGCCAGAAAAACCCTTCACAGCCTATATGGGAGGTATCCTGATGATAATGAGATTGCTACATTTACGGGTCTGTCATTGGCGAAAATTCGATTGGCTAGCAAATGTCCAAGAATTGTAGGCTCAATCGATCAGAAACTTGGAGATGACATAAATATAAAATTTATG GAATTTACACCAGACAGATCAGTGGAAACACCGGACGAGGTAGTGATGAAGCAACATATGCAGAAAGATGTGTATAAACTATTGGAAGACTTGGACCAAAGAGAAAAACAAGTGTTGATTCTAAGACAAGGGCTTTGGGATGGTCAATGCAAGTCACTTGAGGAGATAGGCAAGCTTTTTAATGTTACAAAAGAGTGGATTAGAAAGATAGAAAAATCAGCTTATAACAAAGTAAGAAAAGAGGAAAATTTATCAAATTTAAGCCATTATTTGGACTTGTAA
- the LOC113318653 gene encoding RNA polymerase sigma factor sigC-like isoform X1, which yields MNFRLDLKWVSPIQSSIFTNSSTNRQQYPPSVRGKEVSCESARVCLISVSPDESESTLTRDSFRVSACSSAAVQIVENSSIEREEMKLKTRKAPGIIMYDPFHSITTSVQDERSILNSSFHTNKTSYFGLLVNSLEKVEEIFVDEELIRLEKDIMVQLGRLGALKLFHACLSRNLKTTTATTPAAATLNMSVPLPVIPEDSPVNGAANDEVGDVITVRSGRKEERISKRKRALENAAKLSYLSPTMKRISKANFSSNKRSKGVIVAKNESEMSRGVKEVVNLERIRTMLEEETGRVASFKSWAEAARIDERLLKERLHFGWYCRDKLLKSTRSLVLFLARNYRGVGISLEDLLQAGYMGVLLGAERYDHTRGYRFSTYVQYWIRKSMSAYVAQNSRGIQLPPTLARAIYQIQKARKTLHSLYGRYPDDNEIATFTGLSLAKIRLASKCPRIVGSIDQKLGDDINIKFMEFTPDRSVETPDEVVMKQHMQKDVYKLLEDLDQREKQVLILRQGLWDGQCKSLEEIGKLFNVTKEWIRKIEKSAYNKVRKEENLSNLSHYLDL from the exons ATGAATTTCAGATTAGACTTGAAATGGGTTTCTCCAATTCAGTCTTCTATATTCACCAATTCATCAACAAACAGACAACAATACCCACCTTCTG TAAGAGGCAAGGAGGTTTCTTGTGAATCGGCAAGGGTGTGTCTAATATCTGTTAGTCCTGATGAAAGTGAAAGTACTCTCACTAGAGATTCTTTTAGGGTCTCCGcgtgttcttcagcagctgtACAAATTGTAGAAAATAGTTCAATAGAAAGGGAAGAAATGAAG TTGAAAACTAGGAAAGCTCCCGGGATAATCATGTACGATCCATTTCACAGCATCACAACATCTGTGCAAGATGAGAGATCTATACTTAATTCAAGTTTTCATACAAATAAAACATCATATTTCGGTTTACTAGTGAATAGTCTTGAGAAAGTTGAAGAAATTTTTGTCGATGAGGAACTCATAAGATTGGAGAAAGATATCATGGTCCAATTAGGAAGGCTTGGAGCTCTAAAATTGTTCCATGCCTGTCTATCCAGGAACCTTAAAACAACCACAGCAACAACGCCGGCAGCAGCAACTTTAAATATGTCCGTACCACTTCCCGTAATTCCTGAAGATTCTCCAGTGAATGGTGCCGCGAATGATGAAGTAGGTGATGTAATAACTGTTCGCTCTGGAAGAAAGGAGGAGagaatatcaaagaggaaaagaGCATTAGAAAATGCTGCCAAGCTTTCTTATTTATCACCAACTATGAAAAGAATTAGTAAGGCTAATTTTTCGTCTAACAAAAGAAGTAAAGGAGTTATTGTTGCTAAAAACGAATCAGAAATGTCAAGGGGTGTGAAG GAGGTTGTGAACTTGGAAAGAATTAGAACGATGCTCGAAGAAGAAACTGGGAGGGTGGCAAGCTTTAAAAGTTGGGCAGAAGCAGCCAGGATTGATGAAAGATTGTTGAAGGAGCGTTTGCATTTTGGTTGGTATTGCAGAGATAAACTTCTGAAGAGCACGCGTTCGTTAGTTTTGTTTCTTGCAAGAAACTACCGTGGAGTTGGAATATCATTAGAAGATCTACTTCAG GCAGGGTATATGGGTGTCCTTCTAGGCGCGGAGAGGTACGATCATACCAGGGGATACAGATTTTCTACCTACGTTCAGTACTGGATCAGAAAATCAATGTCAGCCTACGTTGCACAAAATTCTCGGGGGATTCAACTACCT CCGACTCTAGCTAGAGCTATATATCAGATACAGAAAGCCAGAAAAACCCTTCACAGCCTATATGGGAGGTATCCTGATGATAATGAGATTGCTACATTTACGGGTCTGTCATTGGCGAAAATTCGATTGGCTAGCAAATGTCCAAGAATTGTAGGCTCAATCGATCAGAAACTTGGAGATGACATAAATATAAAATTTATG GAATTTACACCAGACAGATCAGTGGAAACACCGGACGAGGTAGTGATGAAGCAACATATGCAGAAAGATGTGTATAAACTATTGGAAGACTTGGACCAAAGAGAAAAACAAGTGTTGATTCTAAGACAAGGGCTTTGGGATGGTCAATGCAAGTCACTTGAGGAGATAGGCAAGCTTTTTAATGTTACAAAAGAGTGGATTAGAAAGATAGAAAAATCAGCTTATAACAAAGTAAGAAAAGAGGAAAATTTATCAAATTTAAGCCATTATTTGGACTTGTAA